A DNA window from Candidatus Binataceae bacterium contains the following coding sequences:
- a CDS encoding CoA-transferase, with protein MARLLSLKEAVAELVHDGDSIAMEGFTHLIPHAAGHEVIRQRRRDLHLIRMTPDLIYDQLIGMGCARKLTFSWGGNPGVGSLNRLRDAVEHGWPCKLEIEEHSHAGMATAYAAGAANLPFGVLRGYSGTDLPRFSPRIKFIECPFTGERLAAVPAVRPDVAVIHAQQADRAGNVLMWGIVGIQKEAVLAAKRSIVTVEEIVERLDAPPNAVVLPSWVVSAVCQVSGGAFPSYAQGYYKRYNAFYRTWDEIGRDREKFRAWMDRHVMQSADFAQFMRSINRQAQ; from the coding sequence ATGGCGAGGCTGCTCAGCCTCAAAGAAGCGGTTGCCGAACTTGTCCATGACGGCGATAGCATCGCCATGGAGGGGTTCACCCACCTGATTCCGCATGCCGCCGGGCACGAAGTAATTCGTCAGCGCCGACGTGACCTGCATCTCATCCGGATGACCCCCGACCTCATCTACGACCAGCTCATTGGAATGGGATGCGCGCGCAAGCTCACTTTTTCCTGGGGAGGTAATCCCGGTGTCGGCTCGCTCAACCGCCTGCGCGACGCGGTAGAGCATGGCTGGCCCTGCAAATTGGAGATCGAGGAGCACAGTCACGCGGGGATGGCGACCGCGTATGCGGCGGGCGCCGCCAATCTTCCCTTCGGTGTACTGAGGGGTTACAGCGGCACGGATTTGCCTCGCTTCAGCCCCCGCATCAAGTTCATCGAATGCCCGTTTACGGGCGAGCGGTTGGCCGCGGTGCCAGCGGTACGTCCCGATGTGGCGGTGATTCACGCCCAGCAGGCGGATCGCGCCGGCAACGTGTTAATGTGGGGGATCGTGGGGATCCAAAAAGAGGCGGTACTGGCCGCCAAGCGCTCGATCGTCACGGTGGAGGAGATAGTCGAGCGGCTGGATGCCCCGCCCAACGCCGTGGTCTTGCCGAGCTGGGTGGTAAGCGCGGTCTGCCAGGTTTCCGGCGGCGCATTTCCCTCCTATGCGCAGGGATATTACAAGCGCTACAACGCCTTTTACCGCACCTGGGATGAGATTGGGCGTGACCGCGAAAAATTCCGCGCCTGGATGGATCGCCACGTCATGCAAAGCGCCGATTTCGCGCAATTCATGCGAAGCATCAATCGCCAGGCCCAGTAA
- a CDS encoding CoA-transferase subunit beta has product MAENSFTADEMMTVAAARRLQNGMVCFVGIGLPSAAANLARQTHAPDLVLIYESGTIGTKPSVLPLSIGDGELAETADLIVSIPEIFAYWLQGQRVDVGFLGAAQVDRFANINTTVIGAYDQPKVRLPGAGGAPEIATSAREVLIMLRQSNRAFVPKVDFITSAGHLEGGDSRHRLGLPGRGPTAVITDLGILTPASESNELTLTSIHPGVSVEQVQAATGWPLKVAAQLAQTPPPTAEELRVLRDLNARTARAHAADA; this is encoded by the coding sequence ATGGCGGAGAATTCCTTCACCGCGGATGAAATGATGACGGTGGCGGCAGCGCGCCGCCTGCAAAACGGGATGGTCTGCTTCGTCGGGATCGGATTGCCCAGTGCGGCCGCCAACCTGGCCCGCCAGACTCACGCTCCCGACCTGGTGCTGATCTACGAATCGGGCACGATCGGGACCAAGCCTTCGGTGTTGCCGCTATCGATCGGCGACGGTGAATTGGCCGAAACCGCGGACTTGATCGTTTCCATTCCCGAGATTTTCGCCTACTGGCTGCAAGGACAGCGGGTTGACGTTGGCTTTTTGGGCGCTGCTCAGGTCGATCGCTTCGCCAATATCAATACCACTGTGATCGGCGCCTACGATCAACCCAAGGTGCGCTTGCCCGGTGCCGGCGGCGCGCCGGAAATCGCCACCTCGGCGCGTGAAGTCTTGATCATGCTGCGCCAGAGCAACCGAGCGTTCGTGCCCAAGGTTGACTTCATCACCTCCGCCGGTCATCTGGAGGGCGGAGACAGCCGCCACCGCCTGGGCCTGCCCGGACGTGGCCCCACCGCGGTCATTACCGATCTGGGTATCCTGACGCCGGCTTCGGAGAGCAACGAGCTGACTCTGACCAGCATCCATCCCGGGGTCAGCGTGGAGCAGGTGCAAGCCGCCACCGGATGGCCGCTGAAGGTGGCCGCGCAGCTGGCCCAAACTCCACCTCCGACGGCGGAAGAGTTGCGGGTGCTGAGAGATCTAAACGCGCGTACGGCGCGTGCCCACGCCGCTGACGCCTGA
- the pcaF gene encoding 3-oxoadipyl-CoA thiolase: MAEAFICDAVRTPIGRYGGALAPVRTDDLATVPMKALIERNPKADFSRLDDVLMGCANQAGEDNRNVARMALLLAGLPLEISGATVNRLCASGIEAISTAARAIKAGDADFIMAGGVESMSRAPFVFGKASAAYARDTQVYDTTLGWRFVNPKMKERYGVDSMSETADNVAQDFNVSRADQDAFAFRSQMRAKAAVAAGRLAEEIVPVTVTLRRESVSVSRDEHPRPDTTLEALAKLPALAKGGTVTAGNASGINDGACAMLVASQAALKTHNLTPRARVLCAAAAGVPPRIMGIGPVPATRKVLARSGLRIEQIDVVEINEAFAAQVLAVLRQLGLPDDAEHVNPNGGAIALGHPLGMSGARLVTTALAELHRRQARYALCTMCIGVGQGFAMLLERV, encoded by the coding sequence ATGGCTGAGGCATTCATCTGCGACGCGGTTCGGACCCCGATTGGCCGCTACGGCGGGGCTTTGGCTCCGGTGCGCACCGACGATCTGGCCACGGTGCCGATGAAAGCACTGATTGAGCGCAACCCCAAGGCTGATTTCAGCCGCCTGGACGACGTGCTCATGGGCTGCGCCAATCAAGCCGGCGAAGACAATCGCAACGTGGCGCGGATGGCGCTGCTGTTGGCCGGTCTGCCGCTGGAAATCAGCGGTGCGACTGTCAATCGGCTGTGCGCTTCGGGTATCGAGGCGATTTCCACGGCCGCGCGCGCGATTAAGGCTGGTGATGCCGACTTCATCATGGCCGGCGGGGTGGAAAGCATGTCACGCGCGCCCTTCGTCTTCGGCAAAGCGAGTGCCGCCTATGCGCGCGATACCCAGGTCTATGACACCACGCTGGGCTGGCGCTTCGTCAATCCCAAGATGAAGGAGCGCTATGGCGTGGATTCGATGAGCGAGACCGCCGACAACGTGGCCCAGGATTTCAATGTCTCGCGCGCCGACCAGGATGCGTTCGCCTTCCGCAGCCAGATGCGCGCCAAGGCCGCGGTGGCCGCCGGACGTTTGGCCGAAGAGATCGTGCCGGTGACAGTCACGCTGCGGCGCGAGAGTGTCAGCGTGTCGCGCGACGAGCATCCCCGCCCCGACACCACCTTAGAGGCGCTGGCCAAGCTGCCGGCGCTGGCCAAAGGGGGCACGGTGACGGCGGGCAACGCCTCGGGGATCAACGACGGCGCGTGCGCGATGCTGGTGGCCTCCCAAGCCGCGCTCAAGACCCATAATCTGACCCCGCGGGCGCGCGTGCTGTGCGCCGCTGCGGCCGGAGTACCGCCGCGAATCATGGGGATCGGACCGGTGCCGGCTACGCGTAAGGTGCTGGCGCGCAGCGGCTTGCGGATCGAGCAAATCGACGTGGTAGAAATCAACGAGGCCTTTGCCGCCCAGGTCCTGGCCGTGCTGCGCCAACTGGGGCTGCCCGATGACGCCGAGCATGTGAACCCCAACGGCGGCGCCATCGCGCTGGGCCATCCGTTGGGAATGAGCGGCGCGCGGCTGGTAACCACGGCGCTGGCCGAGCTTCACCGCCGTCAAGCGCGCTATGCTCTATGCACTATGTGCATCGGGGTAGGGCAGGGCTTTGCCATGCTGCTTGAGCGGGTCTAG
- the pcaC gene encoding 4-carboxymuconolactone decarboxylase, producing the protein MASPKDALYDPTGIKMRRQVLGDAHVDRALNNATDFDQEFHQYITKYAWGEVWARPELPPRIRSLITIALLAALGREEELRLHLRASANTGATAGDVKQALFHVAIYAGVPAANTAFRIAKEIFTELAAKESKP; encoded by the coding sequence ATGGCCAGTCCCAAAGACGCTTTATACGATCCAACCGGCATCAAGATGCGCCGCCAGGTGCTGGGCGATGCCCATGTCGATCGGGCCTTGAACAATGCCACCGACTTCGACCAGGAGTTCCATCAGTACATCACCAAGTATGCCTGGGGCGAGGTATGGGCGCGCCCCGAGCTGCCCCCGCGCATCCGCAGCCTGATCACCATCGCGCTGTTGGCGGCCTTGGGGCGCGAGGAGGAGCTGCGCTTGCATCTGCGCGCCAGCGCCAACACCGGGGCCACCGCCGGCGACGTCAAGCAGGCGCTGTTTCACGTTGCGATCTACGCCGGGGTGCCGGCGGCCAACACCGCCTTTCGCATCGCCAAGGAAATTTTCACTGAGCTGGCCGCCAAGGAGAGCAAACCATGA
- the pcaH gene encoding protocatechuate 3,4-dioxygenase subunit beta: MSELNGYRHPAEGINPPRIFPGYESTVKRGPKQPLVKVEPTLSEITGPNLGKEYLRPGDLDMTHYNGGEAVGQRIIVTGHVLDEDGRPVRDALLEIWQANSCGRYHNDGDQHDAPLDPHFYGKGAVVTDGNGEYRFVTIKPGAYPWRNHYNAWRPNHIHYSIFGAGLATRLITQMYFSGDPLLPLDPIFNSVPDAQARQRLLADLDMSVTVPESALGYRFDIVLRGRNATPTGI, encoded by the coding sequence ATGAGCGAGTTGAATGGTTACCGCCATCCCGCCGAAGGAATTAATCCGCCGCGCATCTTTCCGGGCTACGAATCGACCGTCAAGCGAGGTCCCAAGCAGCCTCTTGTCAAGGTTGAGCCCACGCTGTCGGAGATCACCGGGCCCAACTTGGGCAAGGAGTATCTGCGGCCCGGCGACCTCGACATGACCCATTACAATGGCGGTGAGGCGGTAGGTCAGCGCATAATTGTGACCGGACACGTCCTGGACGAAGACGGGCGGCCGGTGCGCGACGCGCTGCTGGAGATTTGGCAGGCCAACTCCTGCGGCCGCTACCATAACGACGGCGATCAGCACGACGCCCCACTGGACCCCCATTTTTACGGCAAAGGGGCGGTGGTCACGGATGGCAACGGCGAGTACCGCTTCGTCACCATCAAGCCGGGGGCGTATCCCTGGCGCAATCATTACAACGCCTGGCGTCCCAACCATATCCACTACAGTATTTTTGGCGCCGGGCTGGCTACGCGGCTAATTACTCAGATGTATTTCAGCGGCGACCCGCTGCTGCCGCTCGATCCGATTTTCAACAGCGTGCCTGATGCGCAAGCGCGCCAACGCTTGCTGGCCGATCTGGACATGTCGGTGACGGTGCCGGAAAGCGCCCTAGGTTATCGCTTCGATATCGTGCTGCGCGGCCGCAACGCCACTCCCACCGGTATCTAA
- the pcaG gene encoding protocatechuate 3,4-dioxygenase subunit alpha, producing MARTLTSSQTIGPFFHPILDPSWSRMVKPETRGERIIVEGQVIDGDNKPLTTDGMLELWQANAEGRYNHPEDHQERLLDPTFHGFGRCGTDTEGRFRFYTIKPGAVAGPQNKLQAPHINVIVFSRGLLQHLYTRIYFPEEPLNRTDYYLNAAPAERRHTLIAKAAGTREGAAVYQFNIKLQGENETVFFDV from the coding sequence ATGGCACGCACACTGACCAGTTCCCAGACTATAGGTCCCTTCTTCCATCCGATCCTAGATCCGAGCTGGAGTCGGATGGTCAAGCCCGAGACGCGCGGCGAACGAATCATCGTCGAGGGCCAGGTAATCGACGGCGACAATAAGCCGCTGACCACCGACGGAATGCTGGAATTGTGGCAAGCCAACGCCGAGGGACGCTACAACCATCCCGAGGATCATCAGGAGCGGCTGCTGGATCCAACTTTTCACGGCTTTGGCCGCTGCGGTACCGATACGGAAGGACGCTTTCGTTTTTATACCATCAAGCCCGGCGCAGTGGCGGGACCCCAGAACAAGTTGCAAGCGCCGCATATCAACGTAATCGTCTTCTCGCGCGGCCTCTTGCAGCACCTCTATACCCGAATCTATTTTCCCGAAGAGCCGCTCAACCGCACCGACTATTATCTCAACGCGGCGCCCGCCGAGCGGCGCCATACCTTGATTGCCAAGGCCGCCGGCACGCGCGAGGGCGCGGCGGTTTATCAGTTCAACATCAAGCTACAGGGCGAAAACGAAACGGTCTTCTTCGACGTCTGA